A window from Paenibacillus polymyxa M1 encodes these proteins:
- a CDS encoding AbrB/MazE/SpoVT family DNA-binding domain-containing protein translates to MKSLKSTGMTRPLDALGRIVIPKEMRRVLNYEIGDPIEFFLDEEAGILCLRKYIGVACMLCGSLEGLTYFRDSFMCVNCIRELKSHPGSSKLPSPYPAAAGHVYPKTKKRMYQSKPQMVDKLRRLIESDPNASQKEYAKQLGISQGRVSQLKKLL, encoded by the coding sequence GTGAAATCATTAAAAAGTACAGGTATGACACGTCCCTTAGATGCGCTAGGTCGTATTGTCATTCCCAAAGAAATGCGGAGAGTGCTAAATTACGAGATAGGCGATCCCATTGAATTCTTCCTTGATGAAGAGGCGGGTATTCTTTGCCTTCGGAAGTATATTGGAGTTGCTTGCATGCTGTGCGGATCATTGGAGGGCTTAACTTACTTTAGAGACTCATTTATGTGTGTAAACTGCATTCGCGAGCTGAAGAGTCATCCAGGTTCCAGTAAATTACCTTCTCCCTATCCAGCAGCTGCAGGTCATGTTTATCCGAAAACTAAAAAAAGAATGTATCAATCCAAACCGCAAATGGTTGATAAGCTTAGAAGGCTTATTGAATCAGATCCAAACGCCTCCCAAAAAGAATATGCTAAACAACTTGGTATATCGCAAGGGCGTGTTTCGCAACTTAAAAAATTACTGTAG
- a CDS encoding copper amine oxidase N-terminal domain-containing protein, giving the protein MKRKYFYRTAVLSLAVLVSAIFGTYSYNATAAPINHSIHVKGTSLLKVNDYDVLYCAPIGPYVNEEKRLMVPLRSVAELLGAKVDYNGKLQEAKIRWSSNEIVFQKGAKTYKLNNTPAQMDTQPEVIQDAFVIPLGVLLRSMNIPFEYRNNKVILKNPAFDQSKTFQRVIEADRGRDSVDNPSALDIQNFKLVEEKNSAGETRGSITVSGLNRTGSTIREGKEDLHIIGSFNLSVEMDEDFAPRDIPDRKRPKVNPEGSVSQSLSYLKINDPLQYILTAGRTIQTKNERK; this is encoded by the coding sequence ATGAAACGAAAATATTTTTATAGAACGGCTGTATTATCTCTTGCAGTTCTTGTGAGTGCTATATTTGGAACCTATTCTTATAACGCTACTGCAGCACCGATTAATCACTCTATTCATGTCAAAGGAACCTCTTTGCTCAAAGTGAATGATTATGATGTTTTGTACTGCGCACCGATTGGTCCCTACGTTAATGAAGAAAAACGTCTCATGGTTCCGCTTCGTTCCGTTGCCGAGCTTCTTGGCGCAAAAGTTGATTATAACGGTAAACTTCAGGAAGCAAAAATCAGGTGGAGTTCAAATGAAATTGTGTTTCAAAAGGGAGCAAAAACATATAAACTGAACAATACTCCAGCACAGATGGACACTCAGCCCGAAGTGATTCAGGATGCCTTTGTCATTCCGCTTGGAGTATTGCTGAGAAGTATGAATATCCCGTTTGAGTACAGGAACAACAAAGTGATTTTAAAAAATCCGGCTTTTGACCAAAGCAAGACTTTTCAAAGAGTAATAGAAGCGGACCGAGGAAGAGACAGTGTTGACAATCCTTCTGCACTGGATATTCAAAATTTCAAGCTTGTGGAAGAGAAAAACTCAGCAGGCGAAACCAGAGGGAGTATTACGGTGAGTGGATTAAATCGGACAGGCTCTACGATTAGAGAAGGGAAAGAAGATTTGCACATCATTGGCTCTTTTAATCTATCGGTGGAAATGGATGAAGACTTCGCGCCTAGAGATATCCCGGATCGAAAACGTCCAAAAGTTAATCCGGAAGGCAGCGTGTCTCAAAGTCTGTCGTATCTCAAAATAAATGACCCTTTGCAGTATATATTAACTGCCGGAAGAACAATACAAACGAAGAATGAACGAAAATAG
- a CDS encoding aspartyl-phosphate phosphatase Spo0E family protein, translated as MNIDESLTKQMESARQRLHDLYKQYVGFGHACVLEQSMILDELINQYNRMYQTKELHHNVQSDPQSKLLLFPHNDHNYAIKCFRDIYIHFLKS; from the coding sequence ATGAACATAGATGAATCCTTAACTAAACAAATGGAAAGTGCCAGACAACGATTGCATGATCTTTACAAACAGTATGTCGGCTTCGGACATGCATGTGTACTTGAGCAATCTATGATTTTGGACGAACTCATTAACCAGTACAATCGTATGTATCAGACTAAAGAGTTACATCACAATGTTCAATCAGACCCCCAATCAAAACTATTGCTATTCCCACATAACGATCATAATTATGCTATAAAATGCTTTAGAGATATTTATATACATTTTCTCAAGTCATAA
- a CDS encoding GMC oxidoreductase, which translates to MEFLNRGMNREQNGSPRSLESAKVSLGNLNILGTAERSQQFMECGPKNTSSDEPLDASYCSLPIVNPELNQWIQITPLEKMIEIEYDVLIVGSGAGGGAVLWRLADQWGNNGKKIGVVEAGDLFLPTHAMNLPTINYQQNSSLVTNKFGFYGEELPELPGAMSKIVFGGATLFWSNLTPRMANSELLRWPISLQEMNYYYSAAEAIMNVNTNISKGSPISEIMLGRLRQHGYYKATHRPMSLNLEPTQYGVTNSNVFFSSIIFFAYAMNRRPVDLSVNTRAVKVLTDHGRIVGIEVVSQDKKSHRIRAKKVVLSASTLETPRILLHSGVTGRSIGHYLTDHGAVIAQGTVGRGVFPEVLGALSIVVPEEEGTPFQVDIRRNDKYYLYKYDMQPVLKEIPINFHAYCKLESHFDNYLTLDPDRKDEYGVPKIRVHFSYSETDQRVIRQTIAGVKNVVNATGVSLTSEVCRHVPGRERHYVGTCRIGQDSSTAAANPYGEIFGVSGLFIADNSMLPSMSAANPTLTTIALSIRTADHIIRQFQNND; encoded by the coding sequence ATGGAGTTCCTGAACCGTGGTATGAACAGAGAACAAAACGGCAGTCCTCGTTCTTTGGAGAGTGCAAAAGTAAGCTTAGGTAATTTGAATATTCTTGGAACTGCAGAACGATCCCAGCAGTTCATGGAATGCGGTCCAAAGAATACGTCTTCTGACGAACCATTGGATGCTTCCTATTGTTCCTTGCCGATTGTAAATCCTGAGTTGAATCAGTGGATTCAAATTACCCCCTTGGAAAAAATGATAGAGATTGAATACGATGTGTTGATTGTAGGAAGTGGTGCGGGAGGAGGCGCGGTACTTTGGAGGCTAGCAGATCAATGGGGAAACAACGGGAAAAAGATTGGCGTTGTTGAGGCAGGAGATCTTTTTCTGCCTACACATGCCATGAATCTGCCTACAATTAACTATCAGCAGAACTCTTCGCTAGTCACCAATAAGTTCGGTTTTTATGGCGAAGAGCTTCCGGAACTTCCGGGAGCAATGAGTAAAATTGTTTTTGGTGGTGCAACATTATTTTGGTCAAATCTAACTCCACGAATGGCAAATTCAGAATTATTACGTTGGCCTATTTCTTTGCAAGAGATGAATTATTACTATTCAGCAGCAGAAGCAATCATGAATGTGAACACGAATATATCCAAAGGATCTCCTATTTCGGAAATTATGTTGGGAAGGCTTCGTCAACATGGTTATTATAAGGCAACGCACAGACCTATGTCCTTAAATTTAGAGCCAACGCAATATGGTGTGACAAACTCCAACGTATTTTTTAGCTCGATAATATTTTTCGCATATGCCATGAATCGTAGACCCGTTGATCTGTCAGTAAATACCCGTGCAGTGAAGGTGCTTACCGACCATGGACGCATTGTCGGGATTGAAGTCGTTTCACAGGACAAAAAGTCACACCGTATCAGAGCCAAAAAAGTAGTCTTATCGGCAAGTACATTGGAAACCCCGCGTATTTTGCTTCATTCAGGTGTAACAGGAAGGTCGATTGGCCATTACCTTACTGATCACGGGGCTGTGATTGCACAAGGAACAGTGGGTCGGGGAGTTTTTCCTGAGGTACTGGGGGCACTTAGTATAGTAGTTCCTGAGGAAGAAGGCACTCCATTTCAAGTTGATATTAGGAGAAATGACAAATATTATTTGTATAAGTATGATATGCAGCCTGTATTGAAGGAGATTCCGATCAATTTTCATGCCTATTGCAAACTCGAATCTCATTTTGATAATTATTTGACTCTAGATCCTGATAGGAAAGATGAATATGGTGTTCCAAAGATTCGGGTGCATTTTTCCTATAGTGAAACTGATCAACGAGTTATTCGTCAAACTATTGCAGGGGTAAAGAATGTTGTTAATGCCACTGGGGTATCCTTAACCTCTGAAGTATGCAGACATGTACCAGGAAGGGAGCGGCACTACGTCGGAACATGCCGTATTGGTCAAGATTCTTCTACCGCAGCGGCCAACCCTTATGGTGAAATTTTTGGTGTTTCGGGATTGTTTATTGCAGACAACAGCATGCTGCCTTCCATGTCTGCGGCTAATCCGACGTTAACTACCATCGCTCTATCGATCCGAACAGCTGACCATATTATACGGCAATTTCAAAATAACGATTGA